CACCCAATTGGGCCTGCGAGGGTGTCTGCGGCGTGCATGGCGTGATGCTGCAGGCCGAAAAGGCGATGCGCGACGCACTGGCCAAAAAATCACTCGCCGATGTCGGCACCGCTTTCATGCGCAAGGCGCCGGAGAGTTTCGGGACCGATGTCGGCAACTGGATCGACGATCGTGTGAAGGGCCGCAAACCGGGCCGCACGCCGAAGAATCCCGGCCCGCCCGGCTAATCGTCCCCACCATTCCCTGAACATCTAACCGATCCCCTTTCTCGGTCTTTGCCGGCCGCCGGGAAAGCTCGCTTGCGCGACCTGCAAGCGAGAACGACGAACTGCGCCCGGCTTGCAGTGAGGAGAAACGCACATGACCAAGCACATCATCATCGCCGGTTCGGGTTTTGCCGGCACCTGGTCCGCCCTGTCCGCCGCCCGCGCCGTGGCGCTTGCCGGCAAGGCAGAATCGATCGAGATCACCGTGATCTCGCCGGAACCCAGCCTTCACATCCGTCCCCGCCTTTACGAAGCGGTGATCGAAAACATGGACCCGGATGTGGGCAAGCTGTTCGCCGCCGTCGGTGTCAAGCATGTGGCTGGCACCGTGGAGAACATCCATTCCGATTGGCACCAGGTCGAAGTGCAGCTGCCGAATGGCGAGCGCAAGAAGTTCGCTTACGACAAATTCATTCTGGCCGCCGGCAGCAGGCTGTTCCAGCCGCCCGTGCCGGGCCTGCGCGAACATGTCTTCAATGTCGATCAATTGGCGACGGCCAAGGTTCTTGACCAGCATCTCAAAGCGCTGCCTGGTCGCCCGCCATCGCCTGCGCGCAATACCGTCGTCGTTGCCGGCGGTGGCTTCACCGGCATCGAGACGGTGGCGGAAATGCCGCAGCGCCTGCGCGAGATCTTCGGTGCGGAGGTTGAGTTCCGCGTCGTCGTCGTCGAGCAGGCGCCGGAGATCGGCCCCGACCTTGGCCCGGGTCCCCGCCCCTTCATCGAAGAAGCCTTGGCCCAAGAAGGGATCGAGATCATCACCGGGACCGGCGTCGCCGCCATTACGGGCGATAGCGTGACACTGGGCACCGGCGAGGTGATCGCGACCCATACGGTGGTGTGGACCGCCGGCGCCCGCGCCAACAAGCTGGCGGCGCAGATCCCCGGCGATCACGACCGCTTCGGCCGGGTGGACGCCGATCCCTATCTTCATGCCAAGAAGGCGAAGGACATCTTCGTCACCGGCGATGTTGCCCTGGCGGCGACCGACAACCTTGGCAACAATGCGGCGATGTCGTGCCAGCATGCCCTCAGCCTTGGCCGGGTGGCGGGCCACAATGCGGCGGCCGAGCTGGTGGGCCTGAAGCTCCACCCCTATAGCCAGCCCAAATATGTCACCTGCCTGGACCTTGGTCCCTGGGGTGCCATTTTCAGCGAAGGCTGGGATCGCCAGGTGAAATTCACCCGCGACGAGGGCAAGGCGATCAAGCGCGAGATCAACACCAAATGGATCTACCCGCCCATGGCTGACCGCGACGCCGTCTTTGCCGTCGCCAATCCGGATTACGTCATCGTCCCGTAACGCCGGTCCCACAAACCCTGCCCCTTCCGGATCGCTCTCCGCGATCTGGAGGGGGTAGAGGCTAAGCCGGGGTAATTGCTGGCAGATTCCCCGGATAACGATGGCCCCACGTTAGCGAATTAGTATACTTTTCCCTTTATGTATTTTTGCGTGTAAGGCCAAGGGCGAACCGCGTCGCTGGCATTGCCGAGCCATTTTGGGGGAAGTCGATGACCACGCAGACCGGTACCAACAACAACGACACGTTGACCTTCGTCACGGGCGACACGGCCATCGACGGCCTGACCGGCCAGGACACCTTGCGCTTCACCCAGACAGATGCCGATTTGACGTCGACCACGCTGGTCAGCATCGAGATCCTCAAGGCCGGCACGAGCAGCGCAACGACCTTCACCGTCAATACGACGGCGCCGACCGACCTGTTGGCAGGCGGGTCCGTGATCGGCAGCAGCGGCCACGACACGCTGGCGATCGTCGGGACGACGTTCAATCTGACCAGCACCACATTGACGAGCATCGAGATCCTGCAGGCCGGATCGAGCAGCGCCACGGCCTTCACCCTCGACCAGGCCGATCTCGCCAGTGGCGGCACGGTCATCGGCAGCAGCACGACCGGCGATACGATCACCATCAACGGCACCAGCCTCAACCTCATCAGCACGACCTTGGATGACATTGAGGGGCTGATCGCGGGGAAATCGACGGCCACCACTTTCACCATCGACAGCAGCGACCTGGCGGGCCTCGCCAGCATTACCGGCAGCAGTGGCACCGACA
The genomic region above belongs to Dongia rigui and contains:
- a CDS encoding NAD(P)/FAD-dependent oxidoreductase, coding for MTKHIIIAGSGFAGTWSALSAARAVALAGKAESIEITVISPEPSLHIRPRLYEAVIENMDPDVGKLFAAVGVKHVAGTVENIHSDWHQVEVQLPNGERKKFAYDKFILAAGSRLFQPPVPGLREHVFNVDQLATAKVLDQHLKALPGRPPSPARNTVVVAGGGFTGIETVAEMPQRLREIFGAEVEFRVVVVEQAPEIGPDLGPGPRPFIEEALAQEGIEIITGTGVAAITGDSVTLGTGEVIATHTVVWTAGARANKLAAQIPGDHDRFGRVDADPYLHAKKAKDIFVTGDVALAATDNLGNNAAMSCQHALSLGRVAGHNAAAELVGLKLHPYSQPKYVTCLDLGPWGAIFSEGWDRQVKFTRDEGKAIKREINTKWIYPPMADRDAVFAVANPDYVIVP